The Pseudophaeobacter arcticus DSM 23566 genome includes a region encoding these proteins:
- the ubiT gene encoding ubiquinone anaerobic biosynthesis accessory factor UbiT — MPHPQIPCCPAALARILRVVPLAPLSLSLTACCRQIGKRHPGLFRRLGDYSHARFVLNPVDLPIILCLAPNGGAPTVRALRGDCEAEARISGPLAALLGLVHGVYDGDALFFSRDLVIEGDTGAALALRNAVDDAELDLSQEIAAVSGPFGRFILQTAALAERRTGLCLARPEEDPAW; from the coding sequence TTGCCACACCCCCAAATCCCCTGTTGCCCGGCTGCCCTGGCGCGCATTCTGCGGGTGGTGCCGCTGGCGCCCTTGTCCCTCTCGCTGACCGCCTGCTGCCGCCAAATCGGCAAGCGTCACCCGGGATTGTTCCGCCGCCTGGGGGACTACAGCCACGCGCGGTTTGTCCTCAACCCGGTCGATTTACCCATCATTCTTTGCCTGGCCCCCAATGGCGGCGCCCCAACCGTGCGCGCCCTGCGCGGGGACTGCGAGGCTGAGGCGCGCATATCCGGCCCGCTTGCTGCGCTGCTGGGGCTGGTCCACGGGGTTTACGACGGGGATGCACTGTTTTTCTCACGCGATTTGGTGATTGAGGGTGACACCGGCGCAGCCCTGGCTCTGCGCAATGCCGTGGATGATGCTGAACTGGACCTGTCGCAGGAAATTGCCGCCGTGTCCGGGCCGTTTGGCCGCTTTATCCTTCAGACCGCCGCCTTGGCAGAACGGCGTACAGGCCTCTGCCTGGCCCGGCCGGAGGAGGACCCGGCATGGTGA
- a CDS encoding UbiD family decarboxylase, which translates to MCGNQQWSSPVRTLPPYPSLRHFLDWCEETGQFQRVPDPVSVQHQMTAVHRSVLEGGGPVLQFNHPVLDSGLTSDIPVVVNLFGTAERVAAGLGVTTDRLDDLGGFLAALRSPAPPDGLRDTLSRWPMLKAALAARPKLIKTAPVQAVVRAGADVDLSGLPVQTHWPDDAGPLITWPVVITRPHDSRPEDISRCNAGVYRTQVLDRSRLIMRWLPHRGGAAHHRSWARRGEKMPVAVVLGANPATLLSAALPLPETVSELTFAGALGGARPRLVPCRSVPLMVPADAEIVLEGWVSPSETAPEGPFGDHTGYYNRAEPFPVMQVSAVTHRENPLYLSTYTGRPPDEPAIIGEVFNRLALPMVRAQIPEIRDLWLPPAACSYRIAVVSLDKRYPGQARRVMMALWGMLPQFSYTKMIIAVDADADPRNWDDIAWVLATRMDPSRDVMILENTPMDYLDFASPQPGLAGKIGIDATTKIGSETTREWGHVMQGAPEDQAFAADLVARLIPELGA; encoded by the coding sequence ATCTGCGGAAATCAGCAATGGAGCAGTCCCGTACGCACCCTTCCGCCATATCCCAGCCTGCGCCATTTCCTTGACTGGTGCGAAGAAACCGGCCAGTTCCAGCGCGTTCCGGATCCGGTCTCGGTGCAGCATCAGATGACGGCGGTGCATCGCAGCGTGCTGGAAGGCGGCGGTCCGGTGCTGCAGTTCAACCACCCGGTTCTAGACAGTGGGCTGACGTCGGATATTCCGGTTGTTGTGAACCTGTTCGGCACGGCTGAGCGGGTTGCGGCCGGTCTTGGGGTCACCACAGACCGGCTGGACGACCTGGGTGGCTTTCTCGCGGCCCTCAGGTCACCAGCTCCACCGGACGGGCTGCGCGATACACTGTCCCGCTGGCCCATGCTCAAGGCCGCCTTGGCTGCGAGGCCAAAGCTGATCAAGACCGCGCCGGTACAAGCCGTTGTGCGCGCGGGGGCTGACGTAGATCTGTCCGGACTGCCGGTTCAGACCCATTGGCCTGACGATGCAGGGCCGCTGATTACCTGGCCGGTCGTAATCACCCGACCGCATGACAGCAGACCAGAGGATATCAGCCGCTGCAATGCAGGCGTTTACCGGACCCAGGTGCTGGACCGCTCGCGGTTGATCATGCGCTGGCTGCCGCATCGCGGCGGCGCCGCGCATCATCGTAGCTGGGCGCGTCGGGGAGAAAAAATGCCGGTGGCGGTGGTGCTTGGTGCGAACCCCGCAACGCTGCTCTCGGCGGCGTTGCCCCTGCCGGAAACAGTGTCCGAGCTTACCTTTGCCGGTGCGCTTGGCGGTGCCCGCCCGCGCCTGGTTCCCTGCCGGAGCGTACCGCTGATGGTGCCCGCTGATGCCGAGATTGTGCTGGAGGGCTGGGTATCGCCGAGTGAAACCGCGCCCGAAGGTCCGTTTGGCGATCACACCGGATATTACAACCGCGCTGAGCCCTTTCCAGTCATGCAGGTGAGCGCAGTTACCCATCGCGAAAACCCGCTTTACCTGTCCACCTATACCGGCCGCCCGCCCGATGAACCGGCCATCATCGGCGAGGTGTTCAACCGGCTCGCCCTGCCAATGGTGCGGGCGCAAATCCCCGAAATCCGGGACCTGTGGCTGCCGCCGGCGGCCTGCTCATACCGCATTGCCGTTGTCAGCCTGGACAAGCGCTACCCCGGCCAGGCCCGCCGGGTGATGATGGCGCTTTGGGGAATGCTGCCGCAATTCAGCTACACAAAGATGATTATTGCCGTCGATGCCGATGCTGACCCGCGCAATTGGGATGACATCGCCTGGGTGCTGGCGACACGTATGGACCCCTCCCGCGATGTGATGATTTTGGAGAACACGCCAATGGATTATCTCGACTTTGCCTCGCCCCAACCCGGCCTGGCCGGCAAGATAGGTATCGACGCCACGACAAAAATTGGCAGCGAAACCACCCGGGAATGGGGGCATGTCATGCAGGGCGCGCCAGAAGATCAGGCCTTTGCCGCTGACCTGGTTGCCCGCCTTATACCGGAGTTGGGGGCATGA
- a CDS encoding UbiX family flavin prenyltransferase — MSARRVVLGVSGASGAMLSLAVARHLASLEVEIDLVTSSAAKRTLAEECGPQALQMLTAMATRSHAIDDIGAAIASGSVPVSGMIVAPCSMRSLAAIAHGLDDNLLTRAAAVQLKERRCLVLLAREAPLTLAHLRNMTAATEMGAIVMPPTPAFYLSHSTLTDVASQIAARAVDLLAVSPPRAQPWSPEAEG; from the coding sequence ATGAGCGCACGGCGGGTGGTGCTGGGGGTCTCTGGCGCTTCCGGCGCCATGCTCAGCCTGGCAGTGGCCCGGCATCTGGCCTCGCTTGAGGTTGAGATAGATCTGGTCACCAGCTCCGCGGCAAAGCGTACCCTCGCAGAGGAATGCGGCCCGCAAGCCTTGCAAATGCTCACAGCCATGGCCACCCGCAGCCATGCAATTGATGATATCGGCGCCGCCATTGCCTCGGGCTCGGTTCCGGTTTCGGGAATGATTGTTGCGCCTTGTTCGATGCGCTCCCTGGCCGCCATAGCGCATGGGCTTGATGACAATTTGCTGACACGCGCAGCAGCAGTACAGCTCAAGGAACGTCGGTGTCTGGTTCTGCTGGCCCGCGAAGCCCCGCTGACGCTGGCTCATCTTCGGAACATGACAGCGGCAACCGAGATGGGGGCGATCGTCATGCCGCCCACCCCTGCATTTTATCTCTCGCACAGCACGTTGACAGACGTTGCCAGCCAGATCGCAGCGCGTGCGGTCGACCTCCTGGCCGTATCCCCCCCGCGCGCGCAACCTTGGTCGCCCGAGGCCGAAGGGTAA
- a CDS encoding HlyD family type I secretion periplasmic adaptor subunit, whose translation MPNPIVLAESAEWYDDVPRSIKKHVTFGLFLLIFGLGSFGVWAFKAPLAAAVISQGSFVATGSNKIVQHLEGGIIKAILVEEGENVVAGQPIVLLDETSALATERELFLRQVRLEAMESRILAEYNRKDTLVYPARLEQLRSDYNVVAMLDGQQIVFDAATQQLKNEINLLKQSIEALKSRSIGYEKQLAATHAQLEILEEDSQAKEVLLEKGLVRKSEYNTLRRALAEAQGQIGRLQSEIDETASLSQRYESQISQTINETQSAALDELQAVQSELESVREQARKAESILTRTEIVAPVSGTVVRLHYHTPGGVVESGKAILEILPTGEPLIIEAQIPRTEIDVVRKGQAATVRLTALNQRTTPILEGKVYYVSADAILDRSQELPQEIYVARISVAPSELQRVRGFTPTPGMPAQIMIQTQNRTFIQYLMKPVADSMIRAFREQ comes from the coding sequence ATGCCTAATCCAATCGTACTTGCTGAATCGGCGGAATGGTATGACGACGTTCCCCGGTCGATCAAAAAGCATGTCACCTTCGGTCTGTTCCTGCTGATTTTTGGGCTTGGCAGCTTTGGGGTCTGGGCGTTCAAGGCCCCCTTGGCCGCTGCGGTCATTTCTCAGGGCAGCTTTGTTGCCACCGGCAGCAACAAGATTGTTCAGCACCTCGAAGGCGGCATCATCAAGGCCATTCTTGTCGAAGAAGGCGAAAACGTCGTCGCAGGACAGCCAATCGTGCTGCTTGATGAAACCTCTGCCCTTGCAACCGAACGCGAGCTGTTCTTGCGTCAGGTCAGATTGGAAGCGATGGAAAGCCGTATTCTTGCTGAATACAACCGCAAGGATACGCTGGTTTACCCTGCCAGACTGGAACAACTCCGCTCAGACTACAATGTGGTCGCAATGCTTGATGGGCAGCAGATTGTATTCGACGCCGCCACCCAGCAATTAAAGAATGAAATAAACCTGTTAAAGCAAAGCATCGAAGCCCTGAAAAGCCGGTCGATCGGCTACGAAAAACAACTGGCTGCCACCCATGCTCAGCTGGAAATTCTGGAAGAAGATTCGCAGGCAAAAGAAGTGCTGTTGGAAAAGGGCCTGGTGCGCAAATCGGAATACAACACCCTGCGCCGCGCTTTGGCTGAAGCCCAGGGCCAGATTGGCCGCCTGCAATCCGAAATCGACGAAACCGCCTCGCTGTCCCAGCGCTACGAGTCGCAGATCTCGCAGACCATCAACGAAACCCAAAGCGCAGCGCTTGACGAGTTGCAAGCGGTACAATCAGAGCTGGAAAGTGTTCGCGAACAGGCCCGCAAGGCCGAAAGCATCTTAACGCGGACCGAAATTGTTGCGCCGGTTTCAGGGACGGTTGTGCGCCTGCATTATCACACTCCGGGCGGTGTCGTCGAAAGTGGCAAGGCTATTCTGGAAATATTGCCCACCGGCGAACCCCTGATCATCGAAGCCCAGATTCCGCGCACCGAAATTGACGTGGTCCGCAAGGGGCAAGCTGCCACAGTCAGGCTGACCGCCCTGAACCAACGCACGACGCCAATCCTTGAAGGCAAAGTCTATTACGTATCCGCAGACGCGATTCTGGATCGCTCGCAAGAGCTGCCACAAGAAATCTATGTGGCGCGTATTTCCGTGGCCCCCAGCGAGTTGCAGCGCGTCAGAGGCTTTACTCCCACGCCGGGCATGCCTGCCCAAATCATGATCCAGACCCAGAACAGAACCTTCATCCAATATCTGATGAAACCCGTCGCAGACAGTATGATCAGGGCATTCCGGGAACAGTGA
- a CDS encoding type I secretion system permease/ATPase: protein MLDKTVSEADQGIRNKTQQNTTTKGTNGAAQTVTAKQPLLLTPAQRCNHSRKIDTAPPIARGIGGVQIEGDTGPTLKPGGGGKPPANINSGGGGGDDGGGAKPQFHKRGGPEQFAQKMRQGRQVVRRNLGFVMILTCATNLLVLAIPIYLFQISDRVLTSRSLDTLIMLTIVIAGAVIMQSIFDAVRRFILMRTAVEVAVLLGAPVLSAAAHASLHDNGRQYQTLGDLQLLRSFLVSGTLISFLDVPFAPLFITAIFLVHPHLGMIVIATAIMLMVIALINQKATSKPFAEANQAQSRANMHLDSMSRNSQIINALAMVPEAVALWGRDTAASLRAQVLAQDRNIIWAAVSRGARLLTQIAMLGWGAYLALEGEITGGMVIAASIIAGRALAPIEGSIEGWNGFSQSRAAYDRVSNLMASSVQKYEKLRLPRPEGRLNVERLLFVPAGTKQVILNGLTFSLNPGDSLAVIGNSGAGKTTLGKMLVGSILPTSGNVRLDLMDLRNWDDRQLGENIGYLPQDVQLFPGSIKNNIARMRAGASDEDIHRAALLADVHDMIASLPHGYETMVAADGSPLSGGQKQRIALARAFFGNPRFLVLDEPNSNLDTSGDRALANAIRHAGEAGITVVVITQKPSLLSVVDKIMLLADGNIALFGERNQVLQKLSERTNAAGKLPPQGNGGQRNA from the coding sequence ATGTTAGATAAAACTGTTTCCGAAGCTGACCAAGGCATTCGCAACAAAACGCAACAAAACACCACCACGAAGGGCACGAACGGCGCAGCGCAGACTGTTACAGCAAAACAGCCACTGCTGCTGACGCCCGCACAACGATGCAACCATTCCAGGAAAATCGACACCGCGCCGCCCATCGCCCGGGGGATCGGTGGCGTTCAGATTGAAGGCGATACCGGACCAACCCTCAAGCCAGGTGGTGGTGGCAAGCCTCCTGCCAATATCAACAGCGGTGGCGGTGGTGGCGATGATGGCGGTGGTGCAAAACCACAGTTCCACAAACGCGGCGGCCCGGAACAATTTGCCCAAAAGATGCGCCAGGGACGGCAAGTCGTGCGACGCAATCTCGGCTTTGTCATGATTTTGACCTGCGCGACAAATCTTCTGGTGCTGGCGATCCCGATCTATCTATTCCAGATTTCCGACAGGGTTTTGACCAGCCGGTCGCTCGACACGCTGATCATGCTGACAATCGTCATCGCCGGTGCGGTGATCATGCAATCCATCTTTGATGCCGTCCGACGCTTCATCTTGATGCGCACCGCCGTAGAGGTGGCTGTTCTGCTGGGCGCCCCTGTCCTGAGTGCGGCGGCGCATGCCTCTCTGCATGACAACGGACGCCAGTATCAAACCCTGGGGGACCTGCAATTGCTCAGGTCCTTCCTGGTCTCCGGTACGCTGATCTCGTTTCTGGATGTACCCTTTGCCCCCCTTTTCATCACCGCGATTTTCCTTGTTCATCCGCATCTTGGCATGATTGTGATCGCAACGGCGATTATGCTCATGGTCATTGCGCTGATAAATCAAAAGGCTACATCCAAACCCTTTGCCGAGGCAAATCAGGCCCAGTCGCGGGCAAACATGCATCTCGACTCGATGTCGCGCAACAGCCAGATCATCAATGCCCTCGCCATGGTTCCCGAGGCGGTCGCCTTGTGGGGCCGTGACACCGCCGCGTCACTGCGCGCCCAGGTGCTGGCACAGGATCGAAACATCATTTGGGCTGCCGTCTCACGCGGGGCAAGATTGCTCACCCAGATTGCGATGCTGGGCTGGGGGGCCTATCTGGCGCTCGAGGGGGAGATAACCGGCGGCATGGTCATCGCGGCCTCTATCATTGCCGGTCGTGCGCTGGCGCCAATCGAAGGTTCGATCGAAGGCTGGAACGGTTTTTCGCAATCCCGCGCGGCCTATGACAGGGTCAGCAACCTGATGGCGTCATCGGTACAAAAATACGAAAAACTCCGCCTGCCCCGCCCCGAGGGCCGCCTGAATGTCGAGCGCCTGCTGTTTGTCCCGGCAGGCACAAAACAGGTGATCCTCAACGGTCTGACATTCAGCCTCAATCCGGGGGATTCCTTGGCGGTGATCGGCAACTCTGGTGCCGGCAAGACGACACTGGGGAAAATGCTTGTGGGCTCAATTCTGCCGACCTCGGGCAATGTCAGGCTTGACCTGATGGACCTCCGCAATTGGGATGACCGACAGCTGGGCGAAAACATCGGCTATTTGCCGCAAGACGTGCAGCTGTTTCCGGGCTCCATCAAGAACAACATCGCCCGGATGCGCGCGGGTGCCAGCGACGAAGACATCCACCGTGCGGCGCTTCTGGCCGATGTGCATGATATGATCGCCTCGCTGCCGCATGGCTACGAAACCATGGTCGCTGCCGATGGCTCACCACTGTCGGGCGGACAAAAGCAACGTATTGCCCTGGCACGCGCCTTTTTCGGCAACCCGCGATTTTTGGTTCTGGATGAACCCAACTCCAACCTCGACACCTCTGGGGATCGGGCGCTTGCCAATGCCATCCGCCATGCGGGCGAGGCCGGCATCACCGTGGTTGTCATCACCCAAAAACCATCACTGCTAAGCGTCGTCGACAAGATCATGCTACTGGCGGATGGCAATATCGCGCTGTTTGGCGAACGCAATCAGGTTCTGCAAAAACTGTCCGAACGCACAAACGCTGCTGGCAAGCTACCGCCACAAGGCAATGGAGGACAGCGCAATGCCTAA